The sequence GGGCAAATAAGCCGTCCATAAAGCCTCCGCCAATAAAGCGTTGTTTTCTTTCGCAGCGGCGGTCATAGCTTGCAACTCGTCCATATTTATGGCATTGGCTTTTCGCATAAAACCGATTTGCCTTTTTGCAAGCACATAAGGCTGTCAGGCATATGGCGCTTGTTGACCGTGGCGATATAGGCGATATCAAATTTGTCAAAATCTATATTTTCATAAGAATAAAAATTCTGGATGCCGTGTTTTAAGGCAAAATTTTGAGCCCTTTTAAAATCCGACGATACAACAGCCGTTATTTGTTTTTGGGATTGTTTTAACACATTCAAAAATGTCGCGGCCATTCTGCCCGTGCCGAAGAC comes from Clostridiales bacterium and encodes:
- a CDS encoding Gfo/Idh/MocA family oxidoreductase, yielding VFGTGRMAATFLNVLKQSQKQITAVVSSDFKRAQNFALKHGIQNFYSYENIDFDKFDIAYIATVNKRHMPDSLMCLQKGKSVLCEKPMP